The Schistocerca piceifrons isolate TAMUIC-IGC-003096 chromosome 5, iqSchPice1.1, whole genome shotgun sequence DNA segment TTATCCTATCACCAGCAAATCTGTCAGGAACTTCAAACCTGCAATGACTTGGCTGTAAGGAAAGACGTCGAAGAGATTCATTCTTACGAAGTGTTTGTATTATTCTTGCAGCCTCCTGTACACAAATCAAATCCATTGCGTCAAAGCTGATTGTAGCATTACGCAATTTCGTTGCAAAATGTTTAAGCTGGTACCGAGTTCGTAACACACTATCTTCATCTTTAGTTTTAAGCCTAAAATGGACTGTAGGCCAGAAGCTGGAATGAAACAGTGTACCTCGCCATTGCTTACACGTCGACGAAGCTCTAATTCTCTCTTTTTGAGACAAATAAGTGAAAACTTCTAACAAAATGACACTTGGCAGATGGTTCCAACTACCTTCCTCCATTGCCATCAATGACACCCTATCTGTTACAATCGAGGAGCAAAGATATGACGCAAATAACACAGCTGGTCCTCTTTCTATGTAAACTCAACATGTCGGCTGTCCCACCAGAGAAGTAAAATGTAGTGCATAATCAAGGAGTTTCGTAAATCGTGAATAAAACTTTCAATAACTTATAAACAACGAAGTCATTTCCGTGTGATTTTTCTGAGTGATTTGTTTCCCGAAAAGATAGCGAGTCATTTAATAATTGTGTTTCGTTATGTACTGTCAAATATGCCAAGGTCTATTTTGAGTTTGCATTGAACTAAAATACTTtcaggacaaggaaaaaaattggaCAGAAATAGTTTGGAGGCTTTTCTGTTTACTTTACTTATTAAGGGAATTGTAGCACCTGTGTTGATTACCAAGTGTCAAAATTGCGAAACGTATTTGTGTGGACTGGTGGTGCAAACGAATGACGTATGCTCTTGGCGTGGTAGAACGGCAGGAACTTGTATTTCAATAGCTATTAATTATCATAAATGTTGCCTAACCATGCTAGGAAACTCAATACGTATAACAGCCCATATAACAGTATCGTGCGTGCTATTGTGTAGTTTAATTTTATGTAGTGCAAAGACAGATATTGGAAATGCACATGAATCATTCAGCAGACTTCCCCGGTCTGAACCAGCAACAGACGTCAAATTGCATGAAGAAAAACAGAAGTCATCTGTATCTGTCAGACCACCAGCACAAGACAAGAAAAATAAAGATGTCACTCCGTCTACGAACGTTTCACATGCCAACAACGTGACAGTAACTGAACAATCTGCTGGTGAACATACTGGTGGCAGGCCACAACGTAACTTGAATTCCGGAGCTCTTTTACGAGGGTTTTCAGTTTTTGTTGGTCTCAGCGCCATTGTCGTGATATATATTGTAATAAGGGCGATAAGGTAAGCAATATTTTAT contains these protein-coding regions:
- the LOC124798503 gene encoding membrane protein FAM174A-like, which codes for MLGNSIRITAHITVSCVLLCSLILCSAKTDIGNAHESFSRLPRSEPATDVKLHEEKQKSSVSVRPPAQDKKNKDVTPSTNVSHANNVTVTEQSAGEHTGGRPQRNLNSGALLRGFSVFVGLSAIVVIYIVIRAISMRRKKTTVRKYGILTNREDVEMTPLGAEDDEEDTTLFDVSNQTRP